The following DNA comes from Musa acuminata AAA Group cultivar baxijiao chromosome BXJ1-4, Cavendish_Baxijiao_AAA, whole genome shotgun sequence.
AGAAGCATATCGCCGTGTTACACAATCTTTGATAAGATGATAGATTTCAGTCATTCCAGTTTTGCTTCCAAGGTAAGATGATCAGGTTACTACTCAAGTTGCAGTTGGTTTGAGGAAtgatctttagacttgagatataaTAATCACCTACATGAAGATGCAGAGGAAGTAGCAAAGAGACAAGAAATGGATCCATATCAAGAATTCTAAGTGATTTCACGGAGCTTATGCTGATGGCTGTAGACTTTATGCTGGCGTAGAAAAGGGCTGGACAAGTACCTGCACGGTGCAACGAGCAACAGCATCTCTCAGATTGTAGTTCTTCCTGCTCGCTGCTGACCATTGTCCTCCATCCATTCTGCAAATGTGTGCAATTGTTGCTTTCAATCATAGCATCAGATGAAATAAAGATCACAAGGATGAAGTTTTGGATGGAAATGGAGTGTACCCGACGGTCCAGAAAGAGTATCCATCAATGTGCCATGACTGCATTGTGTTCTCATAGTTCTCAAAGACAATTTCAACGTAATCACGGAAGTTTGCTGCCATGACGGAGGTCTGGAGATAGCCACCTCCAAAGGTGGGGTTATCAGGAATGCTTCCAAGGAAAAACACTCCAGGGATCTTGTAGAAATCAGCTACTTTGAGTGGTGTATCAGCTGGAATGAAGGAGACACTATTGACCGCATATCTCTGCTTGCCATTGATGACCGGTGCAGAGTTTGCAAGCCTGATGGTTCGCGTTGTGTTGACGAGGCCGTAGTGATATGAACCCTGTGGATTTGGTCTCGGTCCGCTGGCTGTCAGATTCCACCTGGTTTTTGCATGGATAAGAAGACACACAGAGATGCCAAACGAACCAAAAGGAAGAATCAACTTTGCTAGAATGATCACAGCAATACCGAATAGATCTCGCCTGGTTGAGAGACCAGTCGATCTGAATGGTTGGACCTCCTGGCGGCGCACCGACGGGCCTTCCAGCAGAATTGCTGTAATGGAGGATGGCGGCGGTGGTCAGCACCGAGCTGGTGAATCGGGTTGAGACGACGATGAAGTAGTCCAGTGCTGGTTGATCGGCGGTGACAAGGACGGAGTAGCATTGCGCAAGATGAACATCGAGCGAAGAATAGATGTTTTGGAGGGTGTGAGACCCTTCCACCTCCACCAGCTTCATCGTGTGGCCTTGGAATCTTATGTTCAGTGATGTTGCCAACCCAACATTGCATATCCGAAACCTGTATGTTCTACCTGAAACGTGGAAGCTTGCATTAATCCGTGCATGGAGAACAAGAAGAGTTCAGGAAATCATACCTTGGTCGACGGTGAAGGTGTTGCCGTAGGATCCACGACCATTGATGAGTACCCCATCAGGGAAAGCTAGATCTCTACCACTGTCAAGCACATACTTGAGGGTCTGCAAACAGGAAACGAAGGGATCTCACAGTCATGTATTAATGCAGACTCAAGAATCACAATGGGATCTGCAGATAACAGTGGGTGCTTACACTGTGATTAGCTTTGTACCAGTCACCGATTAAGAGAGTGAAGTCCCCAGCAGGAGGAGGGAATGGCACAGGGATTAGTGGTCGACTTAGGACTCTGATGCCACCAAATCCACCTGCAGCCTTGTGGAAAGCAAGCGAGGGGAAGTAGAAGAAGCTCCCAATCTGGTCCTTGAACTGCATGACATATGTGAAGTTCCTTCCTGGTGGGATGGGGCAGTTGGTGCCATACACACCATCTTGCCATGAGTTCCTCCTCTGCTGTATCCCATTCCTGTGAGACATCCATGCGTTCATTCAGTATCATACAAGTATCAGTGTGACATGAGACATGGAAAATCCGTATGATCTGTTCAATGTGAGACACTGAAGCAAACGCCGGAAGAACTGACAGATCACGAGCATTTAATTGATGTCAGCACCTGCGGATCTAAGGAGCCTCAAGAAAACGACACAAGACGTCCTCGAACTTGTGCCCACACCCTTTTCCTACAGGGCAAGCAACGTGACCCGATCCCATTACCCGATGCCATGAAATGGCTTgtcctctgtgtgtgtgtgtgaccctTGTTGCCACGGTGAAACAGCTCAGAGGTTCCCATCCATGGCAGTGTGACTCTTTTACCCTGTGACACTCTTATTTACTGCTGCTTGAAATCTGGAGATCTGAAGCTATTCATGGAACTTGCGTCGAACGAAGCATGGcatgaacaaaaaggagaagctagAGAAATCAATGAGGGATGCTGAAGTGCTAGGAAAGCAAGATTGAGAAGGGGAGAAGGAAAAACAGTGTGTGACCAGGAGATGAGGAACGGCTCCGGCAAGCTGTTGAAGACATTGATGATAACGTTGTCGTTGGTGACAGCTTCGATCTGTGGCCCTGGGAACTGCCCATTGATCAGGATTCCCTGCGCGACCATTGCCGCCACCAAGAGTAAACCAGGATCAGGATCAGAGTGAGAAGCAAGGAAAACACGGCCAAGGAAGTGAAGGGCGCACCTGTTGCTTGACACCCATGGGCCAGATGTCTCCATATGTGATGTTCCAGGTGAAGAACCTGTAAGGGTCATCTCCCAGGACAGCAGAAGCAACAAGCAGCACGAAGAAGAAAGTAACCATGGGGCTGGTTCTTCCCATCCTTATGGCCTGGCTCCCAAGGTTGGGATCCTTCGAGACTGGCTTAAGTGGCAGCTGAGTACAGAAAGAAGAAAAGCGAGGAGGCAAAAGAGAAAGGCAGCAAGAGAGAGTGTGGAGGAGATCTATGGCCACAATATGCAAGTGGAATATAGAGCAGCACAAGAGGGTCGGCGAGGGTACTCAAGTGCACTTGTGGAGGAGAGAGGAGAGGCTTACGTCTCCTTTTGTAAAGTGTTTGTAGAGAGAGAGCGGTGTAATGTGAGCTGTCACGGGATGATGGGGGGAGTAATGGAGGCAGAGAAGCCTAGGAAGAAACTATTTATATACTGCTCAATTGGGCACATAGAAATCTCTGCTTGGTTTGTGTTATTGGGCAAAGATTCTTCATTAAATTGGTTTACCAATGCTTCAAGCAACCATGCTGATACAGTAACATATGGAGCTACACATTGCCGGTGTTTCTTGATGCTGCAGATGGTCTTGTGGGGTATATAGTTGCATCAAACTCCAACATCTCTTTAGGGTTACTTTGACTATTAACTTGGGTCATACAAGAGAAGACTTTTGGAACTGTCGCTGGTTGACCATCTCATGTATAGATAAGATTACATTGTCTTAGCCCCAAGTTCGAGTGATCCCGATTTCGATCCGATTCAATTTTAGTTGGAAGAGGACTGCTTTGCCATC
Coding sequences within:
- the LOC103982544 gene encoding L-ascorbate oxidase homolog, with translation MGRTSPMVTFFFVLLVASAVLGDDPYRFFTWNITYGDIWPMGVKQQGILINGQFPGPQIEAVTNDNVIINVFNSLPEPFLISWNGIQQRRNSWQDGVYGTNCPIPPGRNFTYVMQFKDQIGSFFYFPSLAFHKAAGGFGGIRVLSRPLIPVPFPPPAGDFTLLIGDWYKANHSTLKYVLDSGRDLAFPDGVLINGRGSYGNTFTVDQGRTYRFRICNVGLATSLNIRFQGHTMKLVEVEGSHTLQNIYSSLDVHLAQCYSVLVTADQPALDYFIVVSTRFTSSVLTTAAILHYSNSAGRPVGAPPGGPTIQIDWSLNQARSIRWNLTASGPRPNPQGSYHYGLVNTTRTIRLANSAPVINGKQRYAVNSVSFIPADTPLKVADFYKIPGVFFLGSIPDNPTFGGGYLQTSVMAANFRDYVEIVFENYENTMQSWHIDGYSFWTVGMDGGQWSAASRKNYNLRDAVARCTVQVYPKSWSAIYMPLDNVGMWNIRSEHWARQYLGQQFYLRVYSPANSWRDENPIPRNALLCGRASGRRTRPL